The Acidobacteriota bacterium genome contains a region encoding:
- a CDS encoding NAD(P)-dependent oxidoreductase, with amino-acid sequence MNRRHFLQGAGILLTGGSSLDREARASSQSERRVLITSGETELAQVIADHLSRDRGVRLTGLTAVPSRFPFTACQLDHDSATDELVQGVEAIVHVAEPPAGADEREQIDHLTRRTYNLARAAVDAGVDRLLFLSTLELMTGYEEDFLVSERWRPLPTTRPSVLAKHLGEYTCREFAREQKLQVIVLRLGKVIKAAAVKGQAADPLWVEEREVAQAVAGALDAKLSDHAQGVGRWRIFHVQSEFPGSRFPVANAKGALGYRPSFRP; translated from the coding sequence ATGAATCGACGTCACTTCTTGCAGGGAGCTGGAATTCTCTTGACGGGCGGCAGCAGTCTCGACCGGGAAGCTCGGGCTTCCTCCCAAAGCGAGCGCCGGGTCCTGATCACCAGCGGTGAGACGGAGCTGGCCCAGGTCATTGCCGACCACCTCAGCCGCGACCGCGGTGTTCGGCTCACCGGTCTGACGGCTGTCCCCAGCCGTTTCCCCTTCACTGCCTGCCAACTGGATCACGACTCGGCCACCGACGAGCTGGTGCAGGGGGTGGAGGCCATCGTCCACGTGGCCGAGCCGCCTGCGGGCGCGGACGAGCGGGAACAGATCGACCACCTGACCCGCAGGACCTACAACCTGGCCAGGGCCGCCGTGGACGCCGGGGTCGACCGTCTTCTCTTTCTCAGCACACTGGAGCTGATGACGGGCTACGAGGAGGACTTCCTGGTCAGCGAACGCTGGCGGCCGCTTCCCACCACCCGGCCGTCCGTGCTGGCCAAGCACCTGGGCGAGTACACCTGCCGGGAGTTCGCCCGGGAACAAAAGCTGCAGGTGATCGTGCTTCGACTCGGCAAGGTGATAAAGGCCGCGGCCGTCAAGGGACAAGCCGCCGACCCCCTGTGGGTGGAGGAACGGGAAGTGGCACAGGCAGTCGCCGGCGCCCTGGACGCCAAGCTCTCCGACCACGCCCAGGGAGTAGGCCGCTGGAGAATCTTCCACGTGCAGTCGGAGTTCCCCGGCTCCCGCTTTCCGGTCGCCAACGCCAAGGGGGCATTGGGCTACCGGCCCTCGTTCAGGCCCTGA
- a CDS encoding transcriptional regulator, whose protein sequence is MTKPEFDPAFLSQARLGIISVLITVEEATFPELKGLLRLTQGNLGAHLRWLEEARYVSVRKEFVGRKPRTTASLTEAGRAAFKRHIATLEAILRNGER, encoded by the coding sequence GTGACAAAGCCTGAATTCGACCCTGCCTTTCTTTCTCAGGCGCGACTGGGGATCATCTCCGTTCTGATCACGGTCGAGGAAGCCACCTTCCCGGAGCTCAAGGGCCTGTTGAGGCTGACCCAGGGAAACCTCGGGGCTCACTTGCGCTGGCTGGAGGAAGCGCGATACGTGTCCGTGCGCAAGGAGTTTGTCGGGCGCAAGCCACGCACCACCGCATCCCTGACGGAAGCGGGCCGCGCCGCCTTCAAAAGACACATCGCAACATTGGAAGCCATCCTGAGGAACGGAGAGAGGTAG
- a CDS encoding FAD-dependent oxidoreductase — MAEESDVLVIGGGAVGVCTAYFLAQRGCRVTLIEKGEICSGCSYGNACMIVPSHAMPVPAPGVIGKSLKWMFREDSPLLIRPRVDWQLYSWLLQFAASCRRRPMERAIPVLRDMGRTSLLLFRELAATEELSFDFEQRGLMSVYTTAAGMEEGREEAEIMARHGMDLKVLSGDQARELEPALNRRVVGALYSAEDAHGNSHRFVTGLGETLGRHGVAVRTGTQVTGWLREGGRPAGVRTEQGDFRAREIVLAMGSWTPLLARELGVRVPVQAGKGYSLTMDRPALSPKIPLIHAERKVAVTPIGSRLRFAGTMEFAGIDLSLNPTRTDAIRRGALEVLSGAENPANVERWCGLRPCTPDGLPIIDRLPRHPHVYLSTGHAMLGYTHGPVSGKLMAEMVCGEPLSLPLEPLSLGRF, encoded by the coding sequence ATGGCGGAAGAATCGGATGTCCTGGTGATTGGTGGCGGGGCGGTGGGGGTCTGCACGGCCTACTTCCTGGCCCAGAGGGGTTGCCGGGTTACCTTGATCGAGAAGGGGGAGATCTGTTCCGGCTGCTCTTACGGCAACGCCTGCATGATCGTGCCCAGTCACGCCATGCCGGTCCCGGCGCCGGGCGTCATCGGCAAGTCCCTGAAGTGGATGTTCAGGGAAGACAGCCCGCTGTTGATCAGGCCCCGGGTCGACTGGCAGCTCTATTCCTGGCTGCTGCAGTTCGCCGCCTCCTGCCGCCGCCGGCCCATGGAACGAGCCATCCCCGTTTTGCGGGACATGGGCCGCACAAGCCTGCTCCTGTTTCGGGAGTTGGCTGCCACCGAAGAGCTCAGCTTCGACTTCGAGCAGCGGGGGCTGATGAGCGTCTACACCACGGCGGCCGGAATGGAGGAGGGCAGGGAGGAGGCCGAGATCATGGCCAGGCACGGCATGGATCTCAAGGTCCTGTCAGGGGACCAGGCCCGGGAACTGGAGCCCGCGCTCAACCGGAGGGTGGTAGGCGCTCTCTATTCCGCCGAGGACGCCCATGGCAATTCCCATCGGTTTGTCACCGGCCTGGGAGAAACCCTCGGCAGGCATGGGGTGGCCGTCAGGACGGGGACCCAAGTAACCGGCTGGTTGCGTGAGGGAGGACGGCCTGCCGGAGTCCGAACGGAGCAGGGAGATTTCCGCGCCCGTGAAATCGTTTTGGCCATGGGGTCCTGGACACCCTTGCTGGCCCGGGAACTGGGAGTCCGGGTCCCGGTTCAGGCCGGAAAGGGGTACAGCCTGACCATGGACCGGCCGGCGCTCAGCCCGAAGATTCCCCTCATCCACGCGGAAAGAAAAGTAGCGGTGACTCCCATCGGCAGTCGCCTGCGATTCGCGGGAACCATGGAGTTTGCCGGGATCGATCTGAGCTTGAACCCGACCCGTACCGATGCCATCCGGCGGGGGGCTCTGGAGGTGCTCTCAGGGGCCGAAAATCCCGCCAACGTGGAGCGCTGGTGCGGCTTGCGCCCCTGCACCCCGGACGGGCTGCCCATCATCGACCGGCTTCCCCGCCATCCCCACGTCTACCTCTCCACCGGCCATGCCATGCTGGGGTATACCCACGGCCCCGTCAGCGGCAAGCTGATGGCCGAGATGGTCTGCGGGGAACCACTCTCCCTTCCCTTGGAACCCCTCAGCCTTGGGCGGTTCTGA
- a CDS encoding mandelate racemase/muconate lactonizing enzyme family protein, whose product MALIHRRGFLRQSGLAAAGLPFWSSSLFSQLARKIKITEIEAHEVLPPYHDYHAEWLFRYQGLHSRLRTIYIVKTDAGIEGYGENWGSPWSDFKDYLGTSPFDWINDPRNLPMNMAVYDLMGKALGLPAWKLIGPRVRSWVPIAAWTMSQPPRQMAEEVRQLSKRGYRWMKYHVDVLQNVVDQTAAMQEAAPRGFRVQYDFNEDSSFEAVYPVLKELERFPIAGRIEDPIRSIDQDGYRLLREKCAIPILIHHGPAEVFMRRGLSDGFMSSHAGIGSARKLAAMAESTNTPFLLQMAGGTINQAFLAHQAAVYPMASLDHVALCNLWAEDVTVESMPVVGGSVAVPQGPGLGVRIDRKKLERLARAPRPKQTRFLVRVRYRPGPHLYFRFDPDAEGANIKFLSPPGFGRRYSGHGPHVPGPVPGYANPVETDFWDEVGTAEFERMWKRTEAGPVWTSGS is encoded by the coding sequence ATGGCTCTCATTCACCGGCGCGGTTTTCTTCGTCAATCCGGGCTGGCCGCGGCCGGCCTGCCCTTCTGGTCGTCGTCGCTGTTCTCGCAACTGGCCCGGAAGATTAAGATAACCGAAATCGAAGCGCACGAGGTGCTTCCTCCCTACCACGACTACCATGCCGAGTGGCTGTTTCGCTACCAGGGGCTGCACAGCCGGTTGCGGACCATCTACATCGTCAAGACCGATGCTGGGATCGAGGGCTACGGGGAGAATTGGGGATCTCCCTGGAGCGACTTCAAGGACTATCTGGGCACCAGTCCCTTCGATTGGATCAACGACCCTCGGAACCTGCCCATGAACATGGCCGTCTACGACCTGATGGGCAAGGCGCTGGGTCTGCCGGCCTGGAAACTGATCGGGCCTCGGGTGCGGTCCTGGGTCCCCATCGCCGCCTGGACGATGTCGCAACCTCCCCGGCAGATGGCCGAAGAAGTGAGGCAATTGTCGAAACGCGGTTACCGCTGGATGAAATACCACGTGGACGTCCTGCAGAACGTGGTCGACCAGACTGCCGCCATGCAGGAGGCGGCCCCCCGGGGATTTCGAGTCCAGTACGACTTCAACGAGGATTCCAGCTTCGAAGCCGTCTATCCGGTCCTCAAGGAGCTGGAACGATTTCCCATTGCCGGGCGGATCGAAGATCCCATCCGATCCATCGACCAGGACGGCTATCGCCTGCTTCGCGAAAAGTGCGCCATCCCGATCCTGATCCACCATGGCCCGGCCGAGGTCTTTATGCGCAGGGGGCTCTCTGACGGGTTCATGTCCAGCCATGCCGGTATCGGCTCAGCCAGGAAGCTGGCGGCCATGGCGGAGAGCACCAACACCCCCTTCCTGCTGCAGATGGCCGGGGGGACCATCAACCAGGCCTTCCTGGCCCACCAGGCGGCCGTCTATCCCATGGCCTCTCTGGACCATGTAGCCCTTTGCAATCTCTGGGCGGAAGACGTGACCGTCGAGTCCATGCCGGTGGTGGGCGGCAGCGTGGCGGTTCCGCAGGGACCTGGTCTCGGGGTGAGGATCGACAGGAAAAAGCTGGAGCGGCTGGCCCGGGCGCCCCGCCCCAAACAGACACGGTTCCTGGTCAGGGTGCGCTACCGTCCGGGGCCGCACCTCTATTTCCGCTTCGATCCCGATGCCGAGGGCGCCAACATCAAGTTTCTGAGTCCGCCGGGATTCGGGCGGCGGTACTCCGGACACGGCCCCCACGTCCCGGGACCTGTCCCGGGCTATGCCAATCCGGTGGAGACTGACTTCTGGGACGAAGTGGGCACGGCCGAGTTCGAAAGGATGTGGAAACGAACCGAGGCCGGTCCCGTCTGGACGAGCGGGTCGTAG
- a CDS encoding DUF1501 domain-containing protein, translated as MLTIHGQKQRLCDGIHRRNFIKIGALGMGGLSMPQLLRAERHAGVGKSSKAIIMIYLPGGPPHQDMFELKMEAPSEIRGEFKPIPTNVSGIQICEHLPRLAKMTDKLALLRTIVGAKNRHSSHQCMTGRLKDDPPPGGWPEIGSVISKLEGSTHPAVPPYVNLTPKMRHKPYNFGHPSFLGVAHTPFRPEGDTLSDMTLQGISLERLSDRRALLQSFDRFRRDTDRSGGMEGLDAFNQQAFDVLTSSRLLEALDLEKEDPRIRERYGEGTPQHQGDAAPRLMGQFLLARRLVEAGVRCVTVSFSFWDWHGGNFKRGRDNLPPFDQGVSALVEDLHQRGLDKDVTVIAWGEFGRTPKINKDGGRDHWPRVSCALMAGGGMRTGQAIGTTNRLGEEPKERPIHFQEVFATLYHNLGIDAARTQVTDLNDRPHYLVDGYRPLPEVI; from the coding sequence ATGCTCACCATCCATGGACAAAAGCAGCGGCTTTGCGACGGTATCCACCGACGCAACTTCATCAAGATCGGGGCCTTGGGCATGGGAGGACTCTCCATGCCGCAACTGTTGCGCGCCGAGCGCCACGCCGGTGTCGGCAAATCCAGCAAAGCCATCATCATGATCTATCTCCCCGGCGGCCCGCCGCACCAGGACATGTTCGAGCTCAAAATGGAGGCACCCTCGGAGATTCGCGGGGAGTTCAAGCCCATCCCCACCAACGTTTCCGGAATTCAGATCTGCGAGCATCTTCCCCGCCTGGCCAAGATGACCGACAAGCTGGCGCTCCTGCGAACCATCGTGGGGGCCAAGAACCGCCACTCGTCCCATCAGTGCATGACCGGACGCCTGAAGGACGACCCGCCCCCCGGCGGGTGGCCCGAGATCGGTTCGGTCATCTCCAAGCTGGAGGGGTCCACCCATCCGGCCGTGCCTCCCTACGTGAATCTCACCCCCAAGATGAGGCACAAGCCCTACAATTTCGGACACCCCAGCTTCCTGGGAGTGGCACACACGCCATTCCGCCCCGAGGGCGATACCCTCAGCGACATGACCCTTCAAGGGATCAGCCTGGAACGGCTGTCGGACCGCCGGGCGTTGCTTCAAAGCTTCGACCGCTTCCGGCGGGATACCGACCGGAGCGGTGGGATGGAAGGCCTGGATGCCTTCAACCAGCAGGCCTTCGACGTTCTAACCTCCAGCCGGCTCCTGGAAGCCCTGGATCTGGAGAAGGAAGATCCACGCATCCGCGAACGCTACGGAGAGGGGACCCCGCAGCATCAGGGGGACGCCGCCCCGCGACTGATGGGGCAGTTCCTCCTGGCGCGCAGGCTGGTGGAGGCCGGAGTTCGCTGCGTCACCGTCAGCTTCAGCTTTTGGGATTGGCACGGCGGCAATTTCAAGAGGGGCCGGGACAACCTGCCACCCTTCGACCAGGGGGTCAGCGCCCTGGTGGAGGATCTGCATCAACGCGGGCTGGACAAGGACGTCACCGTGATTGCCTGGGGCGAGTTCGGCCGCACTCCCAAAATCAACAAGGATGGGGGGCGGGACCACTGGCCGCGGGTATCCTGCGCGCTGATGGCGGGCGGGGGCATGCGCACCGGACAGGCGATCGGGACCACCAATCGACTGGGAGAAGAACCCAAGGAGCGGCCGATTCACTTTCAGGAAGTCTTCGCCACCCTCTACCACAACCTGGGCATCGACGCCGCCAGGACCCAGGTCACCGATCTGAACGACCGGCCGCACTACCTGGTCGACGGCTATCGCCCCTTGCCGGAAGTCATCTGA
- a CDS encoding family 10 glycosylhydrolase: MRRRRFLKTVGGGLLAGPWLGGLTSPLVNPGWGRPVPAGNKGRRMLSNHDGAIMGSDPPLTAEHFRQVVRTYQGTPVDTICFCLGDREVYHYESEVAEVFGRRHGTFKSDWEWRVYENVRRLIESGKGPLATFAEVCREEGMGLFGSFRMNSHYGVDPSSPNHSEFRLKHPQWLIGHPAGYSKESKEWGIRMGLNYAIPEVREHMAATITEVFTRFQVDGVELDFMRHPAFFKLHEAVENHHHMTDMLRQIKRRRDQVSRETGRKIELAMRVPPTFADALRVGLDVRTWIREGLVDLLIAGGGFIPFDMPFESFVEAARGTDCRVLGGLELLRYMSGPTADLDVNRAIAMRFWQGGADGLQLFNYFAQETDWKRQFFREIGDPERLATLDKRYQMDKRRWFPGAWNNHGAAFSSAVPAVQLPVDLTETPPGGGPRLRLRISDDLESATRNGTLDSVKLRLLFENRTLEDQIEVHLNGERLPDKQSPSFDLVSYWNRRRGPYQGEYLTGTLEYDVATPPLKQGINVIQVRLVKRTPKLTTPLRLGLVEASVNYKSG, encoded by the coding sequence ATGAGACGAAGACGGTTCCTCAAGACAGTCGGCGGCGGCTTGCTGGCCGGCCCCTGGTTGGGAGGCTTGACCTCGCCCCTTGTGAATCCGGGCTGGGGCCGCCCCGTTCCTGCCGGTAACAAGGGCCGCCGCATGCTGTCCAACCACGACGGCGCCATCATGGGGAGCGATCCTCCGCTGACCGCCGAGCACTTCCGCCAGGTGGTCCGGACCTACCAGGGAACCCCGGTCGATACCATCTGCTTCTGTCTGGGCGACCGCGAGGTCTACCACTATGAGAGCGAGGTCGCCGAGGTTTTCGGCCGCCGGCACGGAACCTTCAAAAGCGACTGGGAATGGCGCGTCTACGAAAATGTCCGGCGACTCATTGAATCGGGCAAGGGGCCCCTGGCGACCTTTGCCGAGGTGTGCCGGGAGGAAGGCATGGGCCTGTTCGGCTCCTTTCGCATGAACAGCCACTACGGCGTGGATCCCAGCTCCCCCAACCACAGCGAGTTTCGGCTCAAACACCCCCAATGGCTGATCGGGCACCCCGCCGGCTATTCCAAGGAGAGCAAGGAATGGGGGATCCGCATGGGCTTGAACTATGCCATCCCGGAAGTCCGCGAGCACATGGCGGCCACCATCACCGAGGTCTTCACCCGATTTCAGGTGGACGGCGTGGAGCTGGACTTCATGCGGCACCCGGCCTTTTTCAAGTTGCACGAGGCGGTGGAGAATCACCACCACATGACCGACATGCTGCGGCAAATCAAGCGCCGCCGGGACCAGGTAAGCCGGGAGACCGGCCGCAAGATCGAACTGGCCATGCGGGTCCCGCCCACCTTCGCCGACGCCCTGCGGGTGGGTCTGGACGTGCGCACCTGGATCCGGGAGGGCCTGGTGGACCTGCTCATTGCGGGAGGGGGCTTCATTCCCTTCGACATGCCCTTCGAATCGTTCGTGGAGGCGGCCCGCGGCACCGATTGCCGGGTGCTGGGCGGACTGGAGCTGCTCCGCTACATGAGCGGACCCACTGCCGACCTGGACGTCAACCGAGCCATCGCCATGCGCTTCTGGCAGGGCGGGGCCGACGGACTGCAGCTGTTCAACTACTTCGCCCAGGAAACGGATTGGAAGCGGCAGTTTTTCCGGGAAATCGGCGACCCCGAGCGGCTGGCCACCCTGGACAAACGCTACCAGATGGACAAGCGACGCTGGTTCCCCGGCGCATGGAACAACCACGGCGCAGCCTTTTCATCGGCGGTGCCGGCGGTGCAGCTCCCGGTGGACCTCACCGAGACGCCGCCCGGAGGCGGCCCCCGCCTGCGACTCAGGATTTCCGATGACCTGGAATCGGCCACGCGCAATGGCACCCTGGACAGTGTCAAGCTGCGCCTCCTGTTCGAGAACCGCACCCTAGAAGACCAGATCGAGGTCCATCTCAACGGGGAGCGCCTGCCCGACAAGCAGTCCCCCTCCTTCGACCTGGTCTCCTACTGGAACAGGAGGCGCGGTCCCTACCAAGGAGAGTATCTGACGGGGACCCTGGAATACGACGTCGCCACCCCGCCCCTGAAGCAGGGAATCAACGTCATCCAGGTTCGACTGGTGAAACGCACCCCCAAACTGACCACCCCCCTGAGACTGGGCCTGGTGGAGGCGTCGGTGAACTACAAGTCCGGTTGA
- a CDS encoding NAD(P)-dependent oxidoreductase: MKVLIIGATGYLGPHVVKALEDHHQLLLTDIKPPKEDTPHPFRRVDVSSMEQVQRAAEGMDAILNLSVLREHRRIAFDVNALGCYNIMQAAVDHGIRRVINTGPHFTITGPLYEGIDHGITPDVPPHPSTILYALTKSLGQEICRVFSQHHDVYVLDYLFYNFRDPKQVKRGSGGVPFIVSWDDAGEAFRLGLEIELDRLPSRCEIFFICADMPQGKFLNEKTRRVLGFKPKDDLAYLWRRP; the protein is encoded by the coding sequence ATGAAAGTGCTCATCATCGGCGCCACCGGCTACCTGGGACCTCACGTGGTCAAGGCGCTAGAGGACCACCACCAACTCCTGCTCACCGATATAAAGCCCCCCAAGGAGGACACGCCCCATCCCTTCCGGAGGGTGGATGTCAGCTCCATGGAGCAGGTGCAGCGTGCCGCCGAGGGGATGGACGCCATCCTCAACCTTTCGGTGCTGAGGGAGCACCGGCGGATCGCCTTCGACGTGAACGCCCTGGGCTGCTACAACATCATGCAGGCGGCCGTGGACCATGGGATTCGCCGGGTCATCAACACCGGACCCCACTTCACCATCACCGGTCCCCTCTACGAGGGCATCGACCACGGCATCACGCCCGACGTCCCTCCCCACCCCAGCACCATCCTCTACGCCCTGACCAAGTCCCTGGGCCAGGAGATCTGCCGGGTGTTCAGCCAACACCACGACGTCTACGTCCTGGACTACCTGTTCTACAACTTTCGCGATCCCAAGCAGGTGAAGCGGGGCTCGGGAGGAGTGCCCTTCATCGTCTCCTGGGACGACGCCGGTGAGGCCTTCCGGCTCGGCCTGGAGATCGAACTGGACCGGCTGCCTTCCCGCTGCGAAATCTTCTTCATCTGCGCGGACATGCCCCAGGGGAAATTTCTCAACGAAAAGACCAGGCGGGTGCTGGGCTTCAAGCCCAAGGACGACCTGGCCTACCTCTGGCGCCGGCCCTGA
- a CDS encoding phytanoyl-CoA dioxygenase family protein: MKPFLDSTGIVGDASELRRRMDRDGYLYVRGLLPHGLLEELRLKWLGVLEEVGWLEDGAGEGGIANLEAFCVEPERPYMEVMTRVLSIMEFQSIQHHPDLLAVVERLVGGKVLPHPRLIGRTIFPQKIEYTTPPHQDWVPIQGTAETYTAWFPVSDLAGEMGGLQLSSGSHRGGVYEFRPALGAGGMEVTDKLPGEWVHNPVEQGDVLFFHSLMVHKGVANRSKRLRLSMDARFQRVDQPIAPGSLEPHGKEVRNWEQVYADWPPDSPLKYYWRKLPLKIQPFDPSYFEKRDRLGLELGAAGDPRARSVLQRIVARDTDPAKRARAASLLAQLAQQAGS; the protein is encoded by the coding sequence GTGAAGCCATTTTTGGATTCCACGGGCATTGTTGGCGATGCATCCGAACTGAGACGGCGAATGGATCGGGATGGCTATCTGTACGTCAGGGGGCTGTTGCCGCACGGGCTGCTGGAGGAACTGCGCCTGAAGTGGCTCGGGGTCCTGGAGGAAGTCGGTTGGCTGGAGGACGGGGCCGGGGAGGGAGGCATTGCCAACCTGGAGGCCTTCTGCGTGGAGCCCGAACGGCCCTACATGGAAGTCATGACCCGGGTGTTGTCGATCATGGAATTCCAGTCCATCCAGCACCATCCCGACCTGCTGGCGGTCGTGGAGCGGCTGGTGGGAGGTAAGGTCCTGCCCCATCCACGATTGATCGGTCGGACCATCTTTCCCCAAAAAATCGAGTACACCACCCCGCCGCATCAGGACTGGGTCCCCATCCAGGGGACGGCGGAGACCTACACGGCCTGGTTCCCGGTGAGCGACCTGGCAGGGGAGATGGGGGGCTTGCAGCTCTCTTCCGGTTCTCATCGGGGCGGAGTCTACGAATTCCGCCCTGCGCTGGGGGCCGGTGGCATGGAGGTGACGGATAAGCTGCCGGGAGAGTGGGTTCACAACCCGGTGGAGCAGGGCGACGTGCTTTTCTTTCACAGCCTGATGGTTCACAAGGGCGTCGCCAACCGAAGCAAACGGCTGCGCCTCTCCATGGACGCCCGGTTCCAGAGAGTCGACCAACCCATCGCTCCCGGAAGCCTGGAACCCCACGGAAAGGAAGTTCGCAACTGGGAGCAGGTCTATGCCGATTGGCCCCCTGACAGCCCGTTAAAATATTATTGGCGGAAACTTCCACTCAAGATTCAACCCTTCGATCCCAGCTATTTCGAGAAGCGGGACCGGTTGGGCCTGGAGTTGGGTGCAGCCGGGGATCCCCGGGCCCGCTCGGTCCTGCAACGCATCGTCGCCCGGGACACCGACCCGGCGAAACGCGCCAGGGCCGCCAGCCTGCTGGCCCAACTGGCGCAACAGGCCGGTAGCTGA
- a CDS encoding DUF1501 domain-containing protein, whose protein sequence is MLTIYGKGHRMCDGMSRRNFIQIGALGMGGLTMPQLLQAEKQSGLGRSDKAIIMIYMPGGPPHQDMYELKPDAPSEIRGEFQAIKTNVPGIHICEHLPNLAKTMDKLVLVRTVVGAENSHSSYQCMTGRISGRRGNPPPGGWPELGSVLSKLKGPTDPAIPPYVNLSHKSRHSEYNFGRPSFLGVAHTPFKPQGDIRNDMTLNGISLERLSDRRQLLQSFDRFRRDVDRTGLMEGLDSFQEQAFDVLTSSRLLKALDVEQESSKLRDRYGRGSPRLERDAAPMHMDQFVVARRLVEAGVRCVTVSFGYWDWHSTNFKNGRYYLPAFDQGVSALVEDLHQRGLDKDVSVIAWGEFGRTPKINKDAGRDHWPRNSCALMAGGGMRAGQAIGSTNRLGEEPKERPVHVQEIFATLYHNLGIDAARTHLTDLNDRPHYLVDGHMPMPELI, encoded by the coding sequence ATGTTGACCATCTACGGGAAAGGCCACCGGATGTGCGACGGCATGTCGCGGCGAAACTTCATCCAGATCGGCGCGCTGGGAATGGGTGGGCTGACCATGCCCCAGCTGCTCCAGGCGGAAAAGCAGTCCGGCCTGGGCAGGTCCGACAAGGCCATCATCATGATTTACATGCCGGGCGGGCCCCCGCACCAGGACATGTACGAACTCAAGCCCGATGCTCCCTCCGAGATCCGCGGCGAGTTTCAGGCCATCAAGACCAACGTCCCGGGAATCCACATCTGCGAGCACCTGCCTAACCTGGCCAAGACCATGGACAAGCTGGTGCTGGTGAGGACCGTGGTTGGAGCCGAGAATTCACACTCCTCCTATCAATGCATGACCGGGCGTATCAGCGGCCGCCGGGGCAACCCTCCCCCGGGAGGCTGGCCGGAACTGGGATCGGTACTTTCCAAGCTGAAGGGCCCCACCGATCCCGCCATTCCGCCCTACGTCAACCTGTCCCACAAGTCCCGCCACAGCGAATACAACTTCGGCCGACCCAGTTTTCTGGGTGTGGCCCACACTCCCTTCAAGCCGCAGGGGGACATCAGAAACGACATGACCCTGAACGGGATCAGCCTGGAACGTCTTTCGGACCGCAGGCAGTTGCTGCAGAGCTTCGACCGCTTCCGGCGCGACGTGGACCGGACCGGCTTGATGGAGGGTCTGGACAGCTTCCAGGAGCAGGCCTTCGATGTCCTGACCTCCAGCCGGCTGCTGAAGGCGCTGGATGTGGAGCAGGAGAGTTCCAAGCTCCGCGACCGCTACGGCAGAGGTTCTCCGAGACTGGAACGAGACGCCGCTCCCATGCACATGGACCAGTTCGTGGTGGCTCGCCGACTGGTGGAGGCGGGTGTCCGCTGCGTGACGGTGAGCTTTGGCTACTGGGATTGGCACAGCACCAACTTCAAGAACGGGCGCTACTACCTTCCGGCCTTCGACCAGGGAGTCAGCGCCCTGGTGGAAGACCTGCACCAGCGCGGACTCGACAAGGATGTCTCGGTCATCGCCTGGGGCGAGTTCGGCCGAACTCCCAAGATCAACAAGGATGCCGGCCGCGACCACTGGCCGCGCAACTCCTGTGCCCTGATGGCCGGCGGTGGGATGCGGGCCGGCCAAGCCATCGGCTCCACCAATCGACTGGGTGAGGAACCCAAGGAAAGACCGGTCCACGTTCAGGAAATCTTTGCCACGCTCTACCACAATCTGGGCATTGACGCCGCCAGGACCCATCTCACCGATCTGAACGATCGGCCACACTACCTGGTCGACGGCCATATGCCCATGCCGGAACTGATCTGA